The Burkholderia latens genome segment GCCGATTCCCACGAGATGGACCTCGCGCGTGCGAAGCAGGCGACGCTCGCCGCCCACGGCGTCGCGGGCGAGCTGATCGATGCGGCGACGCTTGCGCAGCTCGAGCCGATGCTGCGCGCCGGCCTCGGCGGCGCGCTGAGGATTCCCGGCGACGCAATTCTTTATGCGCCCGTCGCCGCGAGCTGGCTGCTGCAGCGTGCGCCGGGCATCACGTTGCGCCGCGAGCGCGCGGTGGCGATCGACGGCCCCAACGTGACGCTTGCGCGCGGCGACACGCTGCGCGCGCAGCGCGTCGTCGTCGCGAACGGCGTTGCCGCACGCGCGTTGTTGCCCGAATTGCCGCTGCGCCCGAAGAAGGGGCATCTGCTGATTACCGACCGCTATCCAGGACAGGTATCGCACCAGCTCGTCGAGCTCGGCTATGCGGCGAGCGCGCATGCGAGCGACGGCACGTCGGTCGCGTTCAACGTGCAACCGCGGCCGACGGGCCAGCTGCTGATCGGCTCGTCGCGCCAGTTCGACACCGAGGACGCACGCGTCGAGCCGCCGGTGCTCGCACGCATGCTGCGCCGCGCGGCCGGCTATCTCCCTGATCTGGCCGACCTGAACGCAATCCGCTCGTGGACGGGATTTCGTTCCGCGAGCCCCGACGGCTTGCCGCTGCTCGGCGAACATCCGGCCCGGCCGGGCGTGTGGCTCGCGGTCGGGCATGAAGGGCTCGGCGTGACGACCGCGCCGGGCAGTGCGCGGCTCGTTGCCGCGCTGATGACGGGCGAGCGGCCGCCCATCGACATCGAACCGTATTTGCCGGGACGTTTCCTGGCGACGTCCACCGTAGCCGGAGCGCTGACATGAAACAACCCCTACGCTCACTCCGTTCGCTGCCCTCCGCGGGTGCGGCCACGCGGAGGATGACATGATCATTCATCTGGACGGCCGTGCGCTGACGGTGGCCGATGGGGCGACCGTCGCGGCGGCCATCGCCGCCAGCGGCGACGACACGACGCGTGTGTCATGTACCGGAGCGGCGCGCGCGCCGTTTTGCGGTATGGGCGTTTGCCAGGAATGCAGGATGACGATAGATGGCCGCCGCCGTTTGGCTTGCCAGACGCTGTGCCGCGACGGGATGCAGGTGGAGCGGACGCGATGAGCACGGCGAAACAGGAACGACTGAGCGTCGACGTCGCGATCGTCGGCGCGGGTCCGGCCGGGCTGTCGGCCGCGCGGGCAGCCGCGCGAAGCGGCGCCACGATCGCGATCGTCGACGACAATCCGCGCGCGGGCGGCCAGATCTGGCGCCAGGCGGCCAACGCGACGCCGGCGCCCGCCGCGGCGGAACGCGTCGCGGTGCTGCGGCAGCCGAACGTCACGCATCTCGCGGGCACGCGAATCGTCGCGGAAACGCAGCCGGGCACGCTGCTGCTCGAGGACGACGAACGCGGATTTTTGCTCGAATTCCGCACGCTGATCGTCTGCTGCGGCGCGCGCGAGCTGCTGCTGCCATTCCCGGGCTGGACGCTTCCTGGCGTGACGGGCGCGGGCGGCCTTCAGGCGCTAATCAAGTATGGCCTCGACGTACGCGGGCAGCGCACGGTGATCGCGGGGAGCGGGCCGTTGCTGCTCGCGAGCGCGGCGACGGCCAGACAGGCCGGTGCGCAGGTGTCGCACGTGCTCGAACAGGCAACGTACGGCGATGTCGCCGGTTTCGGCGCGGCGCTGTGGCGCTGGCCGTCGAAGCTAACGCAGGCCGCGAAGCTCGTCACGGCCGCGTACCGGCCCAACGCATACGTCGTCGAAGCGTTCGGCGACAAACGGCTCGAACACGTGCGGATCCGGCAGGGCGAGCGCGAGTTCGATGTCGACTGCGACCGGCTTGCGTGCGGCTTCGGCCTCGTGCCGAACACCGTGCTGCCTAGCCATCTCGGCTGCCGGATCGAGAACGGTGCGGTCGTGGTCGATGCGCACCAGCGTACGAGCCGCGACGGCTGTTTCGCGGCGGGCGAGTGCACAGGTGTCGGCGGCGGCGAACTCGCGATGGTCGAAGGCGAGATCGCCGGCTGCGCGGCAACGGGGCAGACGCAATCCCTCGCTGCGCTGATTGCGCGGCGCGCGCACTGGCACGCGTTCGCGGATGCGGTGCGCGAGCGCTTCGCGATTCGCGAGCCGATCCGCCGGCTTGCGCGACCGGATACGCTGCTGTGCCGGTGCGAGGATGTGCGTTTCGACGCGGTCGCAGACGCCGTCACAGAGGCAGTCACAGACGCGCCCATGCCCGCGCCCGATTGGACGGCCGCGAAACTGCAGACGCGGTGCGGGATGGGTGCATGCCAAGGCCGCGTGTGCGGCGCGGCCGCGCAGGTGCTGTTTGGCTGGACGCTGCCGGCGCCACGCACGCCGCTCGTGCCGGCACGAGTGGGCACGATGATGCTGGACGGTACCGCGTGTGGCGACCGCGTTTGATGTGCGACGGCGAGGCGGCACTCGCCGCTTCGCCGGTCGTTCAACCGTCACTTTCTTCGATCCGGCCATCTGCGGCATCGCCCCGGTAGGCAGAGATCCGTGCGCGGCGTTGCGCTTCAACGGACGCGTTCGCGCGAATCAACGATATACAAAATGATATAATATTGAATCGTTAATCGTATTCACCGTCCCCATGAACGCCGACTCTTCCGCTGGGCTGCCGGAGTCCGACCAGATGCGTGCGGCTGCCGAATCCGCGTGCGCACTACTCAAGGTGTTGTCCAATCCCGACCGGCTGCTGCTGTTATGCGAGCTGTCGCAGGGCGAACGCTGCGTGAGCGATCTCGAAGCGCGGCTCGATATCCGGCAGCCGACGCTGTCGCAGCAGCTCGGCGTGCTGAGAGATAACGCGCTTGTTCGCACACGCCGCGAGGGCAAAAACATTCACTATTCGCTCGACAGTCCGGCCGCGATCGCTGTGATGAGTGTGCTGTACGAACAATTTTGCGGCCCGGCCGTAAAGGGAGCGGGCCATGCAGATTGACGCGCTGCATTTCACGCCTTGGCTGTCGCTGGCCGGCGGCGTGCTGATCGGGCTCGCGGCCGGATGGCTCGTCGCGTTCAACGGGCGGATCGCCGGAATCAGCGGTATCGTCGGCGGACTGCTTACGGCGGCTGCCGCGGAGCGCGGCTGGCGCGTGGCCTTCGTGGCCGGGCTGATCGCTGCGCCGCTGATCGTGCGTGTCGCCGGTGCCGGCGCGGCCCCGCAAGTCGATGCCGGCTGGGGTGAGTTATTGACGGCCGGGCTGCTGGTCGGGATCGGCACGCGCTATGCGGGCGGATGCACGAGCGGTCACGGCGTGTGCGGATTGTCGCGTGGAGCGGCGCGCTCGCTCGTCGCGACGGCCGTGTTCATGACGGCCGGCTTCGCGACCGTATTCGTGCGGCGGCACGTGCTCGGAGGCTGACATGCAGAGTGGATTCGCGTTTCTTGCGGGGTTGCTGTTCGGTGTCGGCCTCATCGTGTCGGGGATGGCCAACCCGCGGAAGGTGCTGGGTTTTCTCGACGTGGCCGGCCGCTGGGATCCGTCGCTTGCGTTCGTGATGGCCGGTGCGATTGGCGTCGCCGTGTTCGCGTTCGCATGGGCGAGGCGCCGGCCGCGCTCATTGCTCGGCCTGCCGATCCAGTGGCCCGCCGCGCGTACGATCACGGTGCGGCTCGTTGCCGGGAGCGCCGTGTTCGGGATCGGCTGGGGCCTTGCCGGCTTCTGCCCGGGACCGGCGATCGTGTCGATCGGACTCGGATCGGTCAAGGGCATCGCGTTCGTCATGGCGATGCTGGTCGGGATGGCGTTGTTCGAATGGATCGAACGGCGGCAGCGCGCCCGCTAGGCGCGGCCCGGCCCGGGCGCTGACGGGCCGGCAGGGAGCAGCCGGCGGGTAATCGCCCGGTCGTAGCGGTGCGATCCGCCGTGGCAAGCACCGAAGAAGGCCCCGCCCGATTTCGACCGGTATGCCGCAACCGCTGCGGATCACGGCGTGCGGCTACTGCGCGAGCCGCCGCGTCATGCTCCGTCGTCCACATGCCGGCCGCCCAACAGTTGCGCGGCCATGCGATGCAGCCACGCGCGCGGCGCGGCGAGCACGCCGGCCCGTGCCGTCGGTTGCGCGACGAGCGCGCCGGCAGGCCCGTTACCGCCGGCGGTCAGCTCGACATGGCCGGCCGCGTCGAGCGTCAGGCAATCGCCTTCGTCGAGCACGCGGCGAACGTAATGCGGTGCATCAGGCAGCCAGTCGAGTTGGCCGTTGCGCAACGTGATCGACAGCGTGCCGTCGAGCACAATCACCTGGCTTCCCTTGTCGAACCACGCAAAGTGGCTTTGGCCGGCGTCCAGCCGGATGTCTTGCGTTCGCATGGCGAGTCCCTTGCCGGTTTGCCCGGTTGCGCGGCCTCGCGACGGCGAGGCGATAGCGTCTAATCAGATTAAGGAAACGCACACGGGCAGGACAGATTCAGGGGACGGAAATCTGTTACGGTGCAGGCGCAGTTTCAAGCCTCTGTATCGGTGGGTTTTCCCCGCATCTGTATCTGGCGTGCGTGCTCTCCCGAGCGCACGATCCACCGCATGACGCCCTCCACCGACTCCTCCCGCACGCCTTTGCCGACAACCGGCGAGCCGCTTTACGAGCGACTCGCCGAGCATTACCGCCGCATCATCGCGGCCGGTACGCTGTCGCCCGGCGACCGGATGCCATCGGTGCGCGCCTTCATGGCGCAGCATGGGGTAAGCCTGTCGACCGCGATCCAGGCGTTCCGGCGGCTCGAGGATACGGGCTGGTGCGAAGCCAGGCCGCGTTCGGGATACTTCGTGCGGCGGCGCGCGGCGGCAGCGCTTCAGGCGCTGCCCGAAAGCAGCGGGCCGTCGTTGACTATCGAACCGCCGTTCGCCGGACTGCACGAACGTGTATCGCGCGTGATCGATCGCGCGAACGCGAAACCCGATGCGCTGAATCTCGGCGGCGCGTCCGCGCAGGCGACGCTGTATCCGGCAGAGCGTTTGCAGGCGCTGGCGATCCGGCTGCTGCGCCGCAAGCCGACGCTGCTCACGGATGCGGGGCCGGTCGGCGGCTCGCCCGAATTCCGGCAAACGATGGCCAAGCGTGCGCTATCGTATGGCGTGACCGTGTCGCCGGACGACGTGATGTCGACGAGCGGCGGCGTCGATGCGGTAAACCTTGCGCTGCGGGCGGTCGCGCGCCCGGGCGACACGATCGCGATCGAATCGCCGGCCTTTTTCGGCTTGATCCAGCTGCTTGAAAGCCTCGGCCTGCGCGCGCTCGAAATTCCGGCCAGCCCGACGACCGGGCTGTCGATCGAAGCGCTCGATGTGGCGCTGACCGCGTACCCCGACATTCGGGCCGTGGTCGTCGTGCCCAACCTGCAGAACCCGCTCGGCAGTGTTATGCCCGACGAACGGAAGGCCGCGCTGGTTGCACTGTGCTCGCGCCATGGCGTAGCGGTGATCGAGGACGAGCCGTATCGCGAGCTCGTCGAGGCGCCGCACGCGGTGAAGCCGGTGAAGGCATGGGACCGCGACGGCACGGTGATCTACTGCCCGTCGTTCAACAAGGTGCTGGCGCCCGGGATGCGGCTCGGCTGGATGAGCGCGGGCCGCTGGCACGCGCGCGTGAAGATGCTCAAGTTCGCGCACAGCCGGCACAACGCCGCGTTGCTGCAGGCCGTCGCGGCCGAATTCGTCGGCTCCGGTGCGTTCGATCGCCACCTGCACCGGTTTCGCGAACAGCTTCGCGTGCAACGGGATGTGACGATCGATGCGATCGCGCGCCACTTTCCGGCCGGCACGCGGATGAATCGGCCGCCGGGCGGCATGCTGCTGTGGATCGCGTTGCCGGACGGCGTGCATTCCGAAGCATTGTTCGATGCCGCGCTGGCACGCGGGGTGAGGATCGCGCCAGGCTCGATCTTTTCGAATTCCGACCGCTTTGACGCGTATATCCGGCTTGCATGCACGCGCGTGTTCGACACGCGTCATGAAGCGGCCATCGAAACGCTCGGCGAGTTGATACGGCTGGCCGCGGCCGCCGCGTAGACCGTGCAGCAGGCGCGCCGCCGGCCGCGTCGGCAT includes the following:
- a CDS encoding 2Fe-2S iron-sulfur cluster-binding protein, whose translation is MIIHLDGRALTVADGATVAAAIAASGDDTTRVSCTGAARAPFCGMGVCQECRMTIDGRRRLACQTLCRDGMQVERTR
- a CDS encoding DUF6691 family protein; its protein translation is MQSGFAFLAGLLFGVGLIVSGMANPRKVLGFLDVAGRWDPSLAFVMAGAIGVAVFAFAWARRRPRSLLGLPIQWPAARTITVRLVAGSAVFGIGWGLAGFCPGPAIVSIGLGSVKGIAFVMAMLVGMALFEWIERRQRAR
- a CDS encoding ArsR/SmtB family transcription factor, yielding MNADSSAGLPESDQMRAAAESACALLKVLSNPDRLLLLCELSQGERCVSDLEARLDIRQPTLSQQLGVLRDNALVRTRREGKNIHYSLDSPAAIAVMSVLYEQFCGPAVKGAGHAD
- a CDS encoding PLP-dependent aminotransferase family protein — translated: MTPSTDSSRTPLPTTGEPLYERLAEHYRRIIAAGTLSPGDRMPSVRAFMAQHGVSLSTAIQAFRRLEDTGWCEARPRSGYFVRRRAAAALQALPESSGPSLTIEPPFAGLHERVSRVIDRANAKPDALNLGGASAQATLYPAERLQALAIRLLRRKPTLLTDAGPVGGSPEFRQTMAKRALSYGVTVSPDDVMSTSGGVDAVNLALRAVARPGDTIAIESPAFFGLIQLLESLGLRALEIPASPTTGLSIEALDVALTAYPDIRAVVVVPNLQNPLGSVMPDERKAALVALCSRHGVAVIEDEPYRELVEAPHAVKPVKAWDRDGTVIYCPSFNKVLAPGMRLGWMSAGRWHARVKMLKFAHSRHNAALLQAVAAEFVGSGAFDRHLHRFREQLRVQRDVTIDAIARHFPAGTRMNRPPGGMLLWIALPDGVHSEALFDAALARGVRIAPGSIFSNSDRFDAYIRLACTRVFDTRHEAAIETLGELIRLAAAAA
- a CDS encoding NAD(P)/FAD-dependent oxidoreductase; this translates as MSTAKQERLSVDVAIVGAGPAGLSAARAAARSGATIAIVDDNPRAGGQIWRQAANATPAPAAAERVAVLRQPNVTHLAGTRIVAETQPGTLLLEDDERGFLLEFRTLIVCCGARELLLPFPGWTLPGVTGAGGLQALIKYGLDVRGQRTVIAGSGPLLLASAATARQAGAQVSHVLEQATYGDVAGFGAALWRWPSKLTQAAKLVTAAYRPNAYVVEAFGDKRLEHVRIRQGEREFDVDCDRLACGFGLVPNTVLPSHLGCRIENGAVVVDAHQRTSRDGCFAAGECTGVGGGELAMVEGEIAGCAATGQTQSLAALIARRAHWHAFADAVRERFAIREPIRRLARPDTLLCRCEDVRFDAVADAVTEAVTDAPMPAPDWTAAKLQTRCGMGACQGRVCGAAAQVLFGWTLPAPRTPLVPARVGTMMLDGTACGDRV
- a CDS encoding YeeE/YedE family protein, whose protein sequence is MQIDALHFTPWLSLAGGVLIGLAAGWLVAFNGRIAGISGIVGGLLTAAAAERGWRVAFVAGLIAAPLIVRVAGAGAAPQVDAGWGELLTAGLLVGIGTRYAGGCTSGHGVCGLSRGAARSLVATAVFMTAGFATVFVRRHVLGG
- a CDS encoding NAD(P)/FAD-dependent oxidoreductase: MSETCTDVVVIGAGIVGAACAHELAQRGLRVLVVDDASGGATGAGMGHLVAMDDNAAELALSHYSIGLWRALAGEMPEGCAYRNCGTLWLAADSHEMDLARAKQATLAAHGVAGELIDAATLAQLEPMLRAGLGGALRIPGDAILYAPVAASWLLQRAPGITLRRERAVAIDGPNVTLARGDTLRAQRVVVANGVAARALLPELPLRPKKGHLLITDRYPGQVSHQLVELGYAASAHASDGTSVAFNVQPRPTGQLLIGSSRQFDTEDARVEPPVLARMLRRAAGYLPDLADLNAIRSWTGFRSASPDGLPLLGEHPARPGVWLAVGHEGLGVTTAPGSARLVAALMTGERPPIDIEPYLPGRFLATSTVAGALT